The following are encoded together in the Acanthochromis polyacanthus isolate Apoly-LR-REF ecotype Palm Island chromosome 14, KAUST_Apoly_ChrSc, whole genome shotgun sequence genome:
- the kctd4 gene encoding BTB/POZ domain-containing protein KCTD4, whose amino-acid sequence MEWNLRRMESELRHINPDLLQPSKSFKKPSSGTITLNVGGFLYTAHRTTLGKQQGSFLEELANGKKPVQHTDSMGNPFIDRDGPVFRHVLNYLRTGELQLPDDFREAGLLRREADFYRLTELVEAVVEWESQRAALREPAFLEVTDSHERSQGLKVYCSDAGFIDKVKGRLVQISKSRLDGFPEEFVVSSNVIQFRHFIKSEPGSRLVLKEDSTFLCTLDCLKLETVMLALRSGFKLVTSLDSSKGSVVAAEALHFVK is encoded by the coding sequence ATGGAATGGAACCTCAGAAGGATGGAAAGTGAACTGAGGCACATCAACCCAGACCTGCTGCAGCCCAGCAAGAGCTTCAAGAAGCCCTCCTCAGGCACCATCACCCTTAATGTAGGGGGGTTCCTGTACACCGCTCACCGGACCACCCTTGGCAAGCAGCAGGGGTCTTTTCTAGAAGAGCTTGCCAACGGTAAAAAGCCAGTTCAGCACACAGATTCCATGGGCAACCCATTCATCGACAGAGATGGTCCGGTTTTTCGCCATGTGCTCAACTATCTCCGCACCGGAGAGCTGCAGCTACCTGACGACTTCCGGGAGGCGGGGCTCCTGCGTCGGGAGGCTGATTTTTACCGTCTGACTGAACTGGTGGAGGCCGTGGTCGAGTGGGAAAGCCAGAGGGCAGCCCTGCGCGAACCGGCGTTTTTGGAGGTGACGGATAGCCACGAGAGGTCACAGGGCCTTAAGGTGTACTGCAGCGATGCCGGCTTCATCGACAAGGTCAAAGGGCGGCTGGTGCAGATCTCCAAGAGCCGACTGGACGGCTTTCCGGAAGAATTCGTGGTGTCGTCCAACGTGATCCAGTTCCGACACTTCATCAAGTCAGAACCCGGCTCCCGCCTCGTTCTGAAGGAAGACAGCACATTCCTGTGCACACTTGACTGTCTGAAACTAGAAACAGTAATGCTAGCGCTGAGATCAGGCTTCAAGCTGGTCACCAGCCTTGACAGCAGCAAAGGCTCCGTGGTGGCAGCTGAGGCCCTCCACTTTGTCAAGTAG